In Achromobacter pestifer, the DNA window AAAGCCGCTACGCGCTGGTATACGGCGCGTAGTCGGCGATGTCCGCCAGCGGCCAGTATTCGCCTACCAGCCGTTCCCGCGGGAACGAGGTGATGTCGGCAGTGCTCAAGCCCACGCTATCGACAGAGATGATCTGCGCCGCAAGCCGGCGATAGCCCGCGCGGAAATGGTTGGCGCCCTTGATGGCGATCAGCTTGTACGCGGTCACGTCGATGCCGTGCAGGAAGAATGGCTCCTCGTCGTAGATCTGTTCGGCGCGCGAGGCGACGATCACGTCCACGCCCTGGATGACCAGGCGGCACATGGCGCCGAGGTCGAAGCGCACGCCTTCGAACATCGAGCCCGCGCGATTGACGAAGCGGCCGTCGGTGATGGCTTTTACATAGGCCTGTACCCGCAGCGGCTGACCCTGGAAGCGGCCCTGCTTGGCGCCCAGCGACACGCTGATGGTCGCACCGACGCCAGCCTGGCGGGCCTGCTCGACGACAGACGCATCGTTGATGGAAGCGAAGCAGCAGGTTCCGGGTGCGGGTTTGGCGTCCAGAACGGCGCGCAACAGGTAGGTGCCGTCGCCGGGCGTACCGCCGCCGGGGTTGTCAGCATACTCGTTGACGACGATCGGCCCGCGCGCGGCGGACAACGCCGTGGCGACGCCCTGGTCCGGACTCGGCAACGACGGCCGGAACGCATCCCGGTGCGCCCAGATCCATTGCGCGACTTCGTCCGCGCAGCGCTCGGCCAGCGCCTGGTCGCCCGCGGTAGTGCAGACCACGGCCGGACATGGCGCCGCGATATCCGCGTAGGGAAAGCCGTGGAACCAAGAACAGTCGATGACACCCGGCAGCGCCGCCAGCTTGGCGCATACGGCATTGACCTCGGCGGGAATAAAGCCTTCCTGCGTCGTGACGATGTAAGGCAGCATGGGTAGGCTGCGCATGACGGTTACCGGCTTGAGCTGGCCGCCGATAATCTCGAGCAACAGCGCCACCGCCTCGACTGCGCGGTCGTGAAAGTCGGTATGCGGATACAGCTTGCAAGGCAAGGTCAGATCGCACGCCCGCCGCATGGCCTCGGTCATGTTGCCATGCAGGTCATAGACGGCGGCGATGGGAACATCGGCGCCAACCAGCCGGCGGACCGCCAGGCACAGATCCCCTTCGATGTCCTCGATGCCGTCGGCGACGCCAGCGCCGTGCAGCGCCAGCAGCACTCCGTCGACCGGCAAGGCTGCGTGGATGCCGTCCAGGATTCTGCGCTTCATGTCGGCATAGGCCTGGGCCTCGATCGTGCCCGAGGGCGTGGCCTGGCCGACGAAGGTGTAGATCAGTTCGGCGCCCGTCTGCCTGGCGCCTTCGATGAAGCCGCCGACCTGGTGATTCGACTTGTCGAAGGCTTGCAGTATCTCGTCCTTGCCGTATTGCTCAAATGCGCGCAACGGCGTCTGGCCGGCGACCTCGGCGGCATAGGTATTGGTTTCATGGATCAGGCCGGCGACGGCGAGTCGCGGCGCAGTGGCTTTGATGTTTGCCATGGCGTGTCCCTTGCCTTCAGCGATTGACTTTCTTGGGGTCGAAGCTCAGCGCAATCATGGCGCTGACCAGGAGCGAAGCCGCGATGATGTAGATGGCAGGCGCGGTGCTGTGATAGATGTCGCGGATCCAGCCGATCAGGTAGGGGCTGACGAAGCCGCCCAGATTGGCCAGGCTGTTGATGATGCCGATCGACGCAGCTGCGGTGGCCCCGCCCAGGAAGGCGGTGGGCAGCGTCCACATGATGGGAGAGAAGCTGATGATGCCGGCGGCGGCCACCGACAATGAGATGACGGCCAGCGTCAGGTTGGTGCCCGCGGACACGCTTGCGACCAGTCCCGCCGCGCCCAGCACCAGGATGAAGACCAGATGCCAGCGGCGTTCCCGACGCAGGTCCGAGCTGCGCCCGACCAGAATCATGGCCACCATCGCGACCAGATAGGGAATGGCGCTCAACAGACCGATGCGCAAGCCGCCCTCGGCGCCCGCGTCCTTGATCAGCGTGGGCAGATAGAAGCCCAGCGTGTACAGCGCCATCATCGCCGGAAAGGTCATGGCGACGATCTTCCAGATGCGCGCGTCGCGCAGCGCCTGCAGCAGAGGCATGTGCTCGCGGCCCGCGTTGTCCGCGGCGATGTCGCGCTCGATCAGCTTGCGCTGTTCCTGCGTGAGCCAGGCGGCATCCTGGACGCGGTTGGTCAGGATCAGCAGCACCCCGACGGCCAACGGAATGGTGGGCAGCGCTTCCAGCACGAACAGCCATTGCCAGCCGGGGTGTCCGCCGACCAGATGGAATCGCTCCATGATCCAACCCGACAGCGGGTTGCCGATCAGGCCCGCCACCGGGATGCCGGCCTGGAAGATGGCCGTCATTTTGGCGCGGCGGCGGTTGGGAAACCAGTAGGTCAGATAGAGGATCACGCCCGGGTAGAACCCGGCCTCGGCCACGCCCAGCAGAAAGCGCACCGTGTAGAACTGCCAGGGCGCGGTGACGAAGGCCATGATGCCCGACAGGATGCCCCAGGAAATCATGATCCGCGCGATCCACAGGCGCGCGCCGACGCGGTGCATGATCAGGTTGCTGGGCACCTCGAACAACATGTAGCCGATGAAGAACAATCCCGCGCCCAGGCCATAGGCGGCCTCGCTGAACTGCAGGTCGGTCAGCATGTTCAGCTTGGCGATGCCGATGTTGATGCGGTCCAGGTACGCGACCACATAGCAGAGCATCAGAAAGGGAATGAACCGCAGCGCGACCTTTCTGTAGGTCGCGTCTTCAAAGACTTGCTGGTCCGGGCGCGCTGCGCGCCCGGCGGGGATGGTTGCACTTCCGCTCACGGGTTTTCTCCTTGGTATTTAGTTTTTAGTGGCGCGGCTTATGCCGCGCGACGCTGGCTGAGTTGCCTGGCGTGGTCCTGGAAGCCGCGCAGCGCTTCGGGGGGCACCAGCGATCCGCCGGTGGCCCAGATGACGTGCGTCGCCGCGGTCATGTCGATGCCCTGCGCATACGCGCGTCCCGCGGCTGAACCGTCCAGCCAGCCCGGCCCCGAGACAGCGGCGGCGGCCGACGGTTCGACCTCGACACCCAAGGTCTCTTTCAGCGCGAGCAGGTTCAGGTAGAGCTCGTCATCCGACACGGTGAAGATGCCCCCAAGCTGCGGCCTCATCAGCGATGCCACCAGTTCGGATGCCTGCCCGACGGCCAGGCCGTCGGCTTCGGTGCGGTTGTCCAGGCCCACGTCGTACACCGACACGGGCGTGTCCGCTCCCGATGCCAGCTGCACCAGAAAGCACGGCGACGCGACGGGCTCGGCGAAGAAGCAATGCACATGGGGGCCGAACAGGGCCTTCAAGCCATGGCTGATGCCGCCGGGCGCGCCGCCGACGCCGCAGGGGATGTACACGAACAGAGGGTGTGCCGCGTCGACCACGCGCCCCGCCTCGGCCAATTGCCGTGCCAGTCCGCGGGCCGCGGCGGCATAGCCGAAGAACAGCAGCTCGGACTGCTCGTCGTCGACGAAGTGGCTGCGGGGCGCGGCCAGCGCCTGCGCCCGCCCGGCCGCGACGGCCTCGGCGTAGTCGCCGGCATGTTCCACCACGCGCACGCCGCGCTTGCGCAGCCGGTCCTTCTTCCATTCCTTCGCATCGGCGGACATGTGGACGACGGCATCGAATCCCAGCGCGGCCGCCATGACGCCGATGCTCATGCCCAGGTTGCCGGTGCTACCCACGGTCACGGCATACTGGCTGAATAGCGCGCGGGCCTGCGGCGTCGCCAGGATGCGCCTGTCTGTCGCCGCGTCCGTCAGCAGGCCGTGCTCAAGCGCGATCGATTCCGCAATGGCCAGCACCTCATGAAAGCCGCCACGCGCCTTGATGGACCCGGCCACGGGCAGTTCGTCATCACGCTTGAGATACCAGTTGCCGGACGCGGCACCAGCTCCCAGCGCCTGCTGCAGCGGCCTGGCGGGCATCAGCCGGGACTCGATATGTCCGCCCGACGTGGCAAGCTCGGGAAACAGCGCGGCCAACAGCGGCGCACAACGCACCAGGCGGTTTTGCGCTTCGTCGATCAGGGTCAGGGACGGCGCGGATCCGGGCAACGGCCCGCCCCTAGCGGGGTTGAGCCATAGCAAAGGCTTTCTTGATTGAAGATTTTCTAATAGCTGGGGATCGAAATTTTCGGTCATCATGGACTTGCGGGTTGATGGTTCGGCGCAAATCGTAGATTCCGTGGGCATGCAAGAATAGCGATCATTTCTAACTCAGCCATTAGCTAGACTTATGCCAGCCCATTTCGACTCGACGCTCCTGGGCGCCCTGCGCTGTTTTGACATGGCCGGCCGCCATCTCAGCTTCACCCGGGCGGCGGCGGCCATGAACCTCACGCAAAGCGCGGTGAGCCAGCAGATCCGCCAGCTGGAAGACCGCCTGGGCTATCTGCTGTTTGTGCGCCAGCAACGCGGGCTGAAGTTCACGCCCAAGGGCGAGTCGCTGTACACGACGGTCAGCCGCGCGCTGGGCGACATCCAGCAGGAAATCGAGCGGCTGGGCTTGCCGGCGTCAGCGCTGCAGGTCAATTGCCTGCCCTCGTTCGCGCTGCAGTGGCTGATGCCGCGCCTGACGGAATTCCATCGTTTGCAGCCGGACGTGTCGGTGCGGCTGAAGGCGGAGTTCCAGCTGCTGGACCGCAAGCTGATGGAGGAAGAAGACATAGACATCGCCATCCGTTACGACCCGGCTCACTACAGCCATTTGCAGGCGGACGCCTTGCTGGACGAGTATCTGCTGGTGGTCGCGACGCCCGAATACCTGGCCGCGCACCCGGCGTTTCGCGCGGGCAAGTCGCTCGATGGCGTCGAGTTCCTGCACGATGCATCGCCCTGGGTCGGGGCCGC includes these proteins:
- a CDS encoding M81 family metallopeptidase, yielding MANIKATAPRLAVAGLIHETNTYAAEVAGQTPLRAFEQYGKDEILQAFDKSNHQVGGFIEGARQTGAELIYTFVGQATPSGTIEAQAYADMKRRILDGIHAALPVDGVLLALHGAGVADGIEDIEGDLCLAVRRLVGADVPIAAVYDLHGNMTEAMRRACDLTLPCKLYPHTDFHDRAVEAVALLLEIIGGQLKPVTVMRSLPMLPYIVTTQEGFIPAEVNAVCAKLAALPGVIDCSWFHGFPYADIAAPCPAVVCTTAGDQALAERCADEVAQWIWAHRDAFRPSLPSPDQGVATALSAARGPIVVNEYADNPGGGTPGDGTYLLRAVLDAKPAPGTCCFASINDASVVEQARQAGVGATISVSLGAKQGRFQGQPLRVQAYVKAITDGRFVNRAGSMFEGVRFDLGAMCRLVIQGVDVIVASRAEQIYDEEPFFLHGIDVTAYKLIAIKGANHFRAGYRRLAAQIISVDSVGLSTADITSFPRERLVGEYWPLADIADYAPYTSA
- a CDS encoding MFS transporter, encoding MSGSATIPAGRAARPDQQVFEDATYRKVALRFIPFLMLCYVVAYLDRINIGIAKLNMLTDLQFSEAAYGLGAGLFFIGYMLFEVPSNLIMHRVGARLWIARIMISWGILSGIMAFVTAPWQFYTVRFLLGVAEAGFYPGVILYLTYWFPNRRRAKMTAIFQAGIPVAGLIGNPLSGWIMERFHLVGGHPGWQWLFVLEALPTIPLAVGVLLILTNRVQDAAWLTQEQRKLIERDIAADNAGREHMPLLQALRDARIWKIVAMTFPAMMALYTLGFYLPTLIKDAGAEGGLRIGLLSAIPYLVAMVAMILVGRSSDLRRERRWHLVFILVLGAAGLVASVSAGTNLTLAVISLSVAAAGIISFSPIMWTLPTAFLGGATAAASIGIINSLANLGGFVSPYLIGWIRDIYHSTAPAIYIIAASLLVSAMIALSFDPKKVNR
- a CDS encoding LysR substrate-binding domain-containing protein codes for the protein MPAHFDSTLLGALRCFDMAGRHLSFTRAAAAMNLTQSAVSQQIRQLEDRLGYLLFVRQQRGLKFTPKGESLYTTVSRALGDIQQEIERLGLPASALQVNCLPSFALQWLMPRLTEFHRLQPDVSVRLKAEFQLLDRKLMEEEDIDIAIRYDPAHYSHLQADALLDEYLLVVATPEYLAAHPAFRAGKSLDGVEFLHDASPWVGAAEFIEWRTWMQAHRPGWIRHLEGPQFNLASLAIGAALNHQGVAIGRSAMVHDEIRSGRLVDVFGKHAPAPARYVLLSRRPEERRTRIFSEWLKSECRNFDSARSALIGCAGG
- a CDS encoding D-serine ammonia-lyase; this translates as MMTENFDPQLLENLQSRKPLLWLNPARGGPLPGSAPSLTLIDEAQNRLVRCAPLLAALFPELATSGGHIESRLMPARPLQQALGAGAASGNWYLKRDDELPVAGSIKARGGFHEVLAIAESIALEHGLLTDAATDRRILATPQARALFSQYAVTVGSTGNLGMSIGVMAAALGFDAVVHMSADAKEWKKDRLRKRGVRVVEHAGDYAEAVAAGRAQALAAPRSHFVDDEQSELLFFGYAAAARGLARQLAEAGRVVDAAHPLFVYIPCGVGGAPGGISHGLKALFGPHVHCFFAEPVASPCFLVQLASGADTPVSVYDVGLDNRTEADGLAVGQASELVASLMRPQLGGIFTVSDDELYLNLLALKETLGVEVEPSAAAAVSGPGWLDGSAAGRAYAQGIDMTAATHVIWATGGSLVPPEALRGFQDHARQLSQRRAA